A single genomic interval of Candidatus Sulfotelmatobacter sp. harbors:
- a CDS encoding FecR domain-containing protein produces the protein MKNEKNEKFDRMIFDRMISEIRSEQIDGQAVAQAGERVWKSIAGSAPTLEIGSRTSTLRGCADFQALIPAYLGKQLAPARTMLFEDHVHACVECRHAVDRARAGESQMVLRVESRSIRSRAGSRPSASASVAWRWALSAAAVAAVAVATVAFNLGVLPGQHVVRASVQTVDGALYTGSGAEMRLIPAGYEIRNGDQVRTAKGSRAVVRLLDGSLLEMGERSDLSVSREWRGTTIHLDGGRVIVQAAKQKSGRLYLATDDGLVSVKGTIFSVNHGTKGSRVAVIEGVVRVDYGDRTTDLSAGEEATSNSTVSKVPIQNDIAWSKDSAKYLALLGDFAVLQKQFAAIPGPGLRYSSELLPYVPDHTVIYAAIPNLADTLAEASQLFRDRLQQSPELRDWWKQQQKGSGPKLQDVLNQVQTFSGYLGDEIVFAVSKNGTEYGAPVVLAKVKQGGLEGFLQKANRKLSSNSSPAALQTVHNPWTATPIAGRPLLVYVSDNMMIASPDLTELQQAATRAQQQSPSTFSGTPFYQQIARSYEQGAEWLFCADMEQIIVHNVPASGSANNKPANALPPGIGDVRYLTMEHRYVAGKTESRADLMFAAERQGVASWLAAPAPMGSLEFVSPEASMVTSAVIKNPKTIMEEIFKMIGAGDVNFQQHLNEFESKTGVNVLNDLAAPLGGEFTMAFDGPMLPTPRWKLIVEVYDPATLQSTLAKLVDSYNREPGAQGHAVQLTQRQVNSRTYYVISGTSRVNPEIDYTFVDNYLIAAPDAATLSRAIQSRAAGYTLTHSPTFQALLPSDGYTNFSGIFYHNIGPVVGPLADQLKSSGALNRQQQASVDALKANSAPGLIYAYGESDRITVASNTGFMGFDLGTLLTMGHRGPFLPQMFIGGDMFVGGDSSHPALQTE, from the coding sequence ATGAAGAATGAAAAGAATGAAAAGTTCGACCGCATGATCTTTGACCGGATGATCTCGGAGATTCGAAGTGAGCAGATCGACGGCCAGGCAGTCGCGCAGGCCGGCGAACGGGTCTGGAAGTCGATTGCCGGGTCGGCCCCCACTTTGGAAATCGGCTCGCGAACGTCCACCTTGCGCGGCTGCGCGGATTTTCAGGCGCTCATCCCGGCATATCTGGGCAAGCAATTGGCTCCGGCGCGGACGATGCTGTTTGAGGATCACGTGCATGCCTGCGTGGAGTGCCGTCACGCAGTCGACCGCGCCCGGGCAGGCGAATCGCAAATGGTTCTGCGAGTGGAATCCAGGAGCATTCGTTCGCGCGCCGGTTCAAGGCCAAGCGCATCGGCTTCGGTGGCCTGGCGATGGGCGCTGAGCGCAGCCGCGGTCGCCGCCGTGGCAGTCGCTACCGTCGCGTTCAACCTCGGAGTGCTGCCCGGCCAGCACGTCGTGCGCGCGTCGGTTCAAACGGTAGACGGCGCGCTCTATACGGGATCGGGCGCCGAGATGCGATTGATCCCGGCGGGTTATGAAATTCGAAATGGAGACCAGGTGCGCACCGCAAAAGGCTCGCGGGCGGTGGTGCGCTTGCTCGATGGATCTTTGCTTGAGATGGGCGAACGCTCCGATCTTTCGGTATCGCGGGAGTGGCGGGGCACCACTATTCATCTGGACGGCGGAAGGGTGATCGTGCAAGCGGCGAAGCAGAAGTCGGGCCGGTTGTATCTCGCGACCGACGACGGGCTGGTTTCGGTGAAGGGAACTATTTTTTCCGTGAATCATGGAACCAAAGGCTCGCGCGTGGCTGTGATCGAAGGCGTGGTCCGCGTTGACTACGGCGATCGCACGACGGATCTGAGCGCCGGCGAGGAAGCGACCTCGAACTCCACGGTATCGAAAGTTCCGATTCAAAACGACATCGCGTGGAGCAAAGATTCCGCAAAATATTTGGCGCTGCTGGGCGACTTTGCCGTGTTGCAGAAGCAGTTTGCGGCGATTCCGGGGCCGGGATTACGCTACAGCTCCGAACTTCTGCCCTACGTTCCGGATCACACCGTGATTTACGCGGCGATTCCCAATCTTGCCGATACTTTGGCCGAGGCGAGCCAGTTATTCCGGGACCGGCTGCAACAGAGCCCGGAACTGCGCGATTGGTGGAAGCAGCAGCAAAAAGGCAGCGGACCGAAGTTGCAGGACGTGCTGAACCAGGTGCAGACTTTTAGCGGCTATCTGGGCGACGAGATTGTATTTGCGGTGTCTAAAAACGGAACGGAATACGGCGCTCCGGTGGTGCTGGCGAAGGTGAAGCAGGGCGGACTGGAGGGCTTCCTGCAAAAGGCGAATCGCAAATTGAGTTCGAATTCTTCGCCAGCTGCCTTGCAGACCGTACATAATCCGTGGACGGCGACGCCGATCGCCGGGCGGCCGCTGCTGGTTTATGTGAGCGACAATATGATGATCGCCAGTCCCGATCTGACGGAACTACAGCAGGCGGCGACGCGGGCCCAGCAGCAGAGCCCGAGTACATTTTCCGGCACGCCCTTTTATCAGCAGATCGCGCGGTCTTACGAGCAAGGGGCAGAGTGGCTTTTCTGCGCCGACATGGAACAAATTATCGTGCACAACGTACCAGCTAGTGGCAGCGCGAATAACAAGCCGGCCAATGCCCTGCCGCCGGGGATTGGCGACGTGCGCTACCTGACCATGGAACACCGCTACGTTGCCGGTAAGACCGAGAGCCGCGCCGATCTGATGTTTGCGGCGGAGCGGCAAGGCGTGGCATCGTGGCTGGCCGCGCCTGCGCCGATGGGATCGCTGGAATTCGTTTCGCCCGAGGCCAGCATGGTGACCTCGGCGGTCATCAAGAATCCGAAAACCATCATGGAAGAAATCTTCAAGATGATCGGCGCCGGGGATGTGAACTTTCAGCAGCACCTGAACGAATTCGAATCGAAGACGGGCGTGAATGTGCTGAACGACCTGGCCGCGCCGCTGGGCGGGGAATTTACCATGGCCTTCGACGGGCCGATGCTGCCCACGCCGCGGTGGAAACTGATCGTCGAAGTCTACGATCCGGCAACGTTGCAGTCGACCCTCGCGAAGCTCGTCGACAGCTACAATCGGGAGCCCGGCGCGCAGGGGCATGCTGTGCAATTGACGCAGCGGCAGGTCAACTCCAGGACTTACTACGTGATCAGCGGCACCAGCAGGGTGAATCCTGAAATCGATTACACTTTCGTCGACAACTATCTGATCGCCGCGCCCGATGCGGCTACTCTGTCGCGAGCGATTCAATCTCGCGCGGCAGGATATACGCTGACGCATTCGCCGACCTTTCAGGCGCTGTTGCCGAGCGATGGCTATACGAATTTTTCGGGGATCTTTTATCACAACATCGGCCCGGTCGTGGGTCCG
- a CDS encoding sigma-70 family RNA polymerase sigma factor, translating into MSNGRRTLQSALAEESAIVIPDEFDRVFRAHHALVFRTAYRITGNAADAEDVSQTVFLRLFRREAGADALENEESYLRRAAINAALDVIRSRQSDRTVELTDMPESSHRDSRELRQALGRAMAQLKPRWAEIFVLRFIEGFSNPEVARMLGISQVFVAVIVHRSRQQLRKELGAYLKA; encoded by the coding sequence GTGAGCAACGGGAGGCGTACCCTGCAAAGCGCATTGGCAGAGGAATCGGCAATCGTAATTCCGGACGAATTCGACCGGGTCTTTCGGGCGCATCACGCCTTGGTTTTCCGCACGGCCTACCGGATTACCGGCAATGCCGCGGATGCCGAGGATGTATCGCAGACCGTGTTTCTGCGGCTGTTCCGGCGCGAGGCCGGAGCGGATGCCCTGGAAAACGAAGAGAGTTATTTACGGCGCGCGGCCATCAACGCGGCTCTTGACGTCATTCGGTCGCGACAGAGCGACCGAACCGTAGAACTTACAGACATGCCCGAGTCCTCCCATCGCGACTCTCGCGAGTTGCGCCAGGCGCTGGGGCGAGCAATGGCTCAACTCAAGCCGCGCTGGGCGGAGATTTTCGTATTGCGATTTATCGAGGGCTTCAGTAATCCGGAAGTGGCGCGGATGCTTGGAATTTCCCAGGTGTTCGTGGCGGTGATTGTCCATCGCAGCAGACAACAACTCCGCAAGGAATTGGGCGCATATCTTAAAGCATAA
- a CDS encoding sugar kinase has product MPKLNIRPTSDCKWDLVSLGEVMLRLDPGDERISTTRHFRAWEGGGEYNVARGLRRCFGMDTAIVTALADNPVGRLVEDLMLQGGVSQEYVRWSPYDGVGRTVRNGLNFTERGFGIRAAVGCSDRGHTAAAQLKPGEIDWDRIFSKDGARWFHTGGIFSALSETTPLVAQEAMEAARRAGTIVSYDLNYRASLWKSIGGKAKAQEVNRRLAPLVDVMLGNEEDFTAALGFPVAGLDLAGNDAQHSKLESAGFKQMIKTVVTEYPKLAVIATTLRHATTATRNDWGALCYCHGDFYEAPVRENLEIYDRVGGGDSFASGLIYGFLSGKDPQWCVECGAAHGALAMTTPGDTTMATLAEVMQAMSSRTARIER; this is encoded by the coding sequence ATGCCGAAACTCAACATTAGGCCAACGTCCGACTGCAAGTGGGATCTGGTGAGCCTGGGCGAAGTCATGCTGCGGCTCGATCCCGGCGACGAGCGCATTTCGACCACGCGCCATTTTCGCGCCTGGGAGGGCGGTGGTGAATATAACGTGGCTCGCGGCCTCCGGCGTTGTTTTGGCATGGATACGGCAATCGTCACCGCGCTCGCCGACAATCCGGTAGGCCGGCTCGTCGAAGACCTCATGTTGCAAGGCGGCGTCAGTCAGGAATACGTCCGCTGGTCGCCGTATGACGGAGTCGGCCGCACCGTGCGCAACGGATTGAATTTTACCGAGCGCGGCTTCGGCATCCGCGCCGCTGTGGGCTGTTCCGATCGCGGGCATACTGCCGCGGCGCAGCTGAAACCGGGCGAGATTGATTGGGACCGGATCTTTTCGAAGGATGGCGCGCGCTGGTTTCATACCGGCGGAATTTTCTCTGCGCTGTCAGAAACCACTCCGCTGGTCGCGCAGGAAGCGATGGAGGCCGCCCGGCGCGCCGGAACCATTGTCTCTTACGATCTGAATTACCGCGCGTCGCTGTGGAAGTCGATCGGCGGAAAAGCGAAAGCCCAGGAAGTGAACCGCCGATTAGCCCCGCTGGTTGACGTCATGCTCGGCAATGAAGAAGATTTCACCGCCGCTTTAGGATTTCCTGTCGCCGGACTTGACCTCGCAGGGAACGATGCGCAACATTCCAAGCTTGAGTCCGCCGGCTTTAAGCAGATGATTAAAACCGTGGTGACGGAATATCCGAAGCTTGCCGTGATTGCGACGACGCTGCGCCACGCCACGACCGCGACCCGGAATGATTGGGGCGCGCTGTGCTATTGCCATGGCGATTTCTACGAAGCGCCCGTGCGCGAGAATCTGGAAATCTACGACCGCGTCGGCGGCGGCGATTCATTCGCTTCGGGCTTGATCTATGGATTTCTGTCCGGCAAAGATCCGCAGTGGTGCGTCGAATGCGGCGCGGCGCACGGCGCACTGGCGATGACCACGCCCGGCGATACTACGATGGCGACGCTGGCGGAGGTGATGCAAGCGATGTCGTCGCGCACCGCCCGCATCGAACGATAA
- the eda gene encoding bifunctional 4-hydroxy-2-oxoglutarate aldolase/2-dehydro-3-deoxy-phosphogluconate aldolase, with protein MTIDDVIRRIEEVGIVPVVRAASVKEATRAVEAICAGGIPVIEITMTVPNAVSVIREVAQQYRDQVLIGAGTVTTADQAEECIHAGAEFLVSPGFAAPVLAVAHAGKILAIPGALTPTELMTAQAHGAQLIKIFPCGNVGGAKYLRSLKAPFPHARLIPTGGVNAANAAEFIVAGAFALGVGADLVDAAALREGNLEKITRAAQELVQAVSSARAALGEKQGR; from the coding sequence ATGACCATTGACGATGTCATCCGCAGAATCGAAGAAGTTGGAATTGTCCCGGTCGTGCGCGCGGCGTCGGTGAAAGAGGCCACTCGCGCGGTAGAAGCCATCTGCGCCGGCGGCATTCCGGTGATTGAAATCACGATGACCGTTCCCAATGCCGTGTCTGTTATTCGGGAAGTTGCACAGCAATACCGCGACCAAGTGCTTATCGGAGCAGGCACCGTGACGACCGCCGATCAGGCCGAAGAGTGCATTCACGCGGGAGCGGAATTCTTAGTCAGCCCGGGATTTGCCGCGCCCGTGCTTGCCGTAGCGCACGCCGGCAAAATATTGGCGATCCCCGGCGCGCTCACTCCGACTGAACTGATGACCGCGCAGGCGCACGGCGCGCAACTGATTAAGATTTTTCCGTGCGGGAATGTCGGTGGAGCAAAATATCTGCGTTCGCTCAAAGCGCCGTTCCCCCACGCCCGATTGATTCCCACTGGCGGAGTCAACGCCGCGAACGCGGCGGAGTTCATCGTGGCGGGGGCCTTTGCCTTGGGTGTAGGAGCGGATTTGGTCGACGCGGCTGCCTTGCGGGAAGGGAATCTGGAGAAAATTACAAGAGCTGCCCAAGAATTGGTGCAAGCCGTATCTTCTGCCCGCGCCGCGCTTGGCGAGAAGCAAGGGCGCTGA
- a CDS encoding glucose 1-dehydrogenase, with translation MAYKQLDLAGKVAVVVGGSSGIGKTLALGLAQAGADVVASARRMELVKTLAEEIEALDRRSLRVTCDVADRASLEALLKACVDAFGKVDIMVNAAGITKRAPTLDFPEADWNRIMDTNLTGTLRACQVFGRHMIERKYGRIINIASMGTFLALFEVAAYSASKAALASLTKSLAIEWAQHGICVNAIAPGYFRTPLSEKLLVGTGRGAEVMMRTPMKRFGELEELVGAAVFLASDAASFVTGIVLPVDGGVLASGANQ, from the coding sequence ATGGCTTATAAGCAGCTTGATCTTGCGGGCAAAGTCGCGGTCGTCGTCGGCGGCAGCTCCGGAATTGGCAAGACGCTCGCCCTCGGTCTGGCACAGGCGGGCGCCGACGTAGTAGCAAGTGCGAGGCGAATGGAACTGGTCAAGACGCTGGCCGAAGAGATCGAAGCCTTGGACCGGCGCTCGTTGCGCGTGACGTGCGACGTAGCTGACCGTGCCTCTTTAGAGGCGCTGCTGAAGGCTTGCGTGGATGCATTCGGGAAAGTGGACATCATGGTCAATGCCGCGGGAATTACCAAACGCGCCCCCACGCTGGATTTTCCCGAAGCCGACTGGAATCGCATCATGGACACGAATCTCACCGGCACGCTGCGCGCCTGCCAGGTCTTCGGACGCCATATGATCGAGCGCAAATACGGACGCATCATCAACATCGCATCCATGGGGACGTTTCTGGCGCTATTCGAAGTGGCGGCGTACTCGGCCAGCAAGGCGGCGCTGGCGTCGCTGACCAAATCGCTCGCCATCGAATGGGCGCAGCACGGAATTTGCGTGAACGCGATTGCGCCCGGCTACTTCCGCACTCCGCTCAGCGAAAAGCTGCTGGTAGGGACGGGCCGTGGGGCGGAAGTCATGATGCGGACGCCCATGAAGCGCTTCGGCGAACTGGAAGAACTCGTAGGCGCCGCGGTGTTCCTGGCCTCGGATGCGGCCAGCTTCGTAACCGGGATCGTGCTGCCCGTGGACGGTGGAGTTCTGGCGAGCGGCGCGAATCAATAG
- the manD gene encoding D-mannonate dehydratase ManD, whose translation MKITDAKIFVTCPGRNFVTLKISTDEGIYGLGDATLNGRELAVASYLSDHLVPCLVGRDPFQTEDVWQYLYRGAYWRRGPVTMTAIAAVDMALWDIKGKALNTPVYNLLGGQSRTGVMVYGHANGRDIEETSDEVARYQDMGYLAVRAQSGIPGLPSTYGVARDKLYYEPAEKGLPPENVWSTEKYLLHVPKLFEALRLKFGEDLHLLHDVHHRLTPIEAGRLGKSLEPYHLFWLEDAVTAELQEGFRIIRQHTTTPLAVGEIFNSIWDAHILIQEQLIDYLRMTVVHGGGLTHLKKIAALAEIYHVRTGCHGATDLSPVAMAAALHFDISINNFGIQEYMRHTKETDEVFPHAYSFKNGYLHPGDAAGLGVDYDEKLAEKFPYERAYLPVNRKLDGTMFNW comes from the coding sequence GTGAAGATCACGGATGCCAAAATATTCGTCACCTGCCCGGGACGAAACTTCGTCACACTAAAAATCTCCACGGACGAAGGAATTTATGGGCTGGGCGATGCCACGCTCAATGGCCGCGAGTTGGCGGTGGCTTCGTATCTTTCGGACCACCTGGTTCCCTGCCTAGTTGGGCGCGATCCCTTTCAGACTGAAGATGTCTGGCAATACCTATACCGCGGAGCCTACTGGCGTCGCGGCCCCGTGACCATGACCGCGATCGCCGCCGTCGATATGGCGCTATGGGACATCAAAGGCAAAGCGCTGAATACGCCCGTCTACAATCTGCTCGGCGGCCAGAGCCGCACCGGCGTGATGGTCTACGGCCACGCCAACGGTCGCGACATTGAAGAGACGTCGGACGAAGTTGCGAGATATCAAGACATGGGATATCTGGCGGTGCGGGCGCAGTCGGGCATCCCGGGGCTGCCTTCGACTTACGGCGTGGCCCGCGACAAGTTGTACTACGAGCCGGCGGAAAAAGGTTTGCCGCCTGAAAATGTGTGGTCGACGGAAAAATATCTTCTGCATGTGCCTAAACTCTTCGAAGCGCTGCGGCTAAAATTTGGCGAGGATCTGCACCTGCTGCACGACGTGCATCACCGGCTCACTCCGATCGAAGCGGGGCGGCTGGGAAAAAGCCTGGAACCGTATCACCTGTTCTGGCTCGAAGATGCGGTCACGGCCGAGTTGCAGGAGGGCTTCCGCATCATCCGCCAGCACACCACTACGCCGCTGGCGGTTGGCGAAATTTTCAATTCGATTTGGGATGCGCATATTCTGATTCAGGAACAATTGATCGACTATCTGCGCATGACGGTGGTGCATGGTGGCGGGTTGACGCATCTCAAGAAAATCGCCGCCCTGGCGGAGATCTATCACGTGCGCACGGGATGCCACGGCGCCACCGATCTTTCTCCCGTGGCGATGGCAGCAGCGCTGCACTTCGATATTTCCATCAACAATTTCGGCATCCAGGAATATATGCGGCATACGAAAGAAACCGACGAAGTCTTCCCGCACGCGTATTCATTCAAGAATGGATATTTGCATCCGGGCGACGCGGCAGGATTGGGCGTGGACTATGACGAGAAGTTGGCGGAGAAGTTTCCCTACGAACGGGCCTACCTGCCAGTAAACCGCAAACTCGACGGCACGATGTTTAACTGGTAG
- a CDS encoding MFS transporter produces the protein MAIARKPIPSLRWWIGGLLFASTVINYIDRQTLSLLAPYLKLQYHWTNSDYANIAIAFRVAYSIGQSAFGRLMDRIGTRRGLTLSVIWYSLISMLTSLAGGFYSFATFRFLLGTGESANWPAATKAVSEWFPKRERALATALFDSGSSIGGAVAPFIVLWIYFRWGWRPAFMVPGALGFIWLMFWRWLYYPPESHRRLSQSELAMIVADKRESNASQDGQARSETRPRWSELLKLPQTWGAIIARAFTDPVFFFIAEWFPIYLVAKGIELRSGLIAVWIPFIAADVGSFFAGGLSGYLIKRGWSLGAARKAPIIYGGIGMTLIIPTIFTTNLYLIAFLFGLVTFTYAGFTTMANVLPSDLFGSESVASVSGLSGTGAGIGTIVAFKLIGYFSDARQATGTHSFDPIIILAGLVPLVGMVLVLLLVRNTAATDQGLVRRI, from the coding sequence ATGGCGATCGCCCGGAAGCCGATTCCGTCGTTGCGTTGGTGGATTGGCGGTCTGCTGTTCGCTTCCACAGTCATCAACTACATCGACCGGCAAACGCTTTCCCTGCTGGCGCCTTATCTCAAACTCCAATATCACTGGACCAATTCCGATTACGCGAATATCGCCATCGCCTTCCGCGTCGCGTATTCGATCGGGCAAAGCGCCTTTGGCCGCCTGATGGACCGCATCGGCACGCGGCGCGGCCTCACCCTCAGCGTGATCTGGTATTCGCTGATCTCCATGCTCACATCGCTGGCCGGCGGCTTCTACAGCTTCGCTACATTTCGCTTTCTGCTGGGCACGGGCGAATCCGCGAACTGGCCCGCTGCGACGAAAGCAGTCTCGGAATGGTTTCCCAAGCGCGAGCGCGCATTGGCGACGGCGCTCTTCGACAGCGGTTCTTCTATCGGCGGCGCAGTCGCTCCCTTCATCGTGTTGTGGATTTACTTTCGCTGGGGATGGCGGCCTGCCTTCATGGTTCCCGGCGCACTTGGCTTTATCTGGCTGATGTTCTGGCGCTGGCTGTACTATCCGCCGGAATCCCACCGCCGCCTCAGTCAGTCTGAACTCGCAATGATTGTCGCCGACAAGCGCGAGTCGAACGCATCACAAGACGGCCAAGCTCGAAGTGAAACTCGCCCGCGCTGGAGCGAACTCTTAAAACTCCCGCAGACCTGGGGAGCGATCATCGCCCGCGCCTTTACCGACCCGGTCTTTTTCTTCATTGCAGAATGGTTTCCGATCTATCTGGTCGCGAAGGGTATTGAACTACGCAGCGGGCTGATCGCCGTATGGATTCCGTTCATCGCCGCCGATGTGGGAAGCTTCTTCGCGGGCGGCCTTTCCGGTTACCTGATCAAGCGCGGATGGTCTCTGGGAGCCGCCCGCAAGGCGCCGATTATTTACGGCGGTATCGGCATGACGCTGATCATCCCCACCATCTTCACAACGAATCTTTACCTCATCGCATTCTTATTCGGCCTCGTGACGTTCACCTACGCAGGTTTCACGACCATGGCCAACGTGTTGCCGTCGGACCTGTTCGGCAGCGAGTCAGTCGCGTCCGTCAGCGGACTGAGCGGGACCGGCGCGGGCATCGGCACGATCGTCGCATTCAAGCTTATCGGATATTTTTCCGACGCCCGGCAGGCAACGGGCACGCATTCGTTCGATCCCATCATCATTCTGGCGGGACTGGTCCCGCTGGTGGGCATGGTTCTAGTGCTGCTGTTGGTGCGCAACACAGCGGCGACCGATCAAGGACTCGTGCGCAGAATCTGA
- a CDS encoding 6-phosphogluconolactonase, with translation MLIRLFDDKISLGRAAAVQAAAAIRRALAERGRARIIAATGTSQFEFLNALTSTPDIDWTKVEAFHLDEYISLPIAHPASFRKILIERLVRKTDIVRFHALEGDAADVASVIREVGMQLASAPIDVAFLGIGENAHIAFNDPPADFTTEDPYIIVELDEACRRQQVGEGWFADISKVPTRAISMSPRQILKARELLVVVPEERKARAVKACLEGEISPMAPASILRQHPHATVYLDAGSASLLSPALQRALAADSQITVSS, from the coding sequence TTGCTCATCAGACTCTTCGACGACAAAATCTCGCTAGGCCGCGCCGCCGCCGTTCAGGCTGCCGCAGCGATCCGGCGCGCGCTTGCCGAGCGAGGTCGCGCGCGCATCATCGCCGCCACCGGCACTTCGCAGTTCGAATTCCTGAATGCTCTGACCAGTACGCCGGATATCGATTGGACCAAAGTCGAAGCCTTTCACCTCGACGAATACATCAGCCTGCCCATCGCGCATCCGGCCAGCTTCCGCAAGATCCTGATCGAACGCCTGGTGAGGAAGACGGACATCGTTCGCTTTCATGCCCTCGAGGGCGATGCCGCCGACGTAGCTTCGGTCATTCGCGAGGTGGGCATGCAACTTGCCTCCGCGCCGATCGATGTTGCCTTCCTCGGCATCGGTGAAAACGCCCACATCGCCTTCAACGATCCGCCCGCCGATTTCACCACGGAAGATCCGTACATCATCGTGGAACTCGACGAAGCCTGTCGCAGGCAGCAAGTGGGCGAAGGCTGGTTCGCCGACATTTCCAAAGTCCCCACGCGAGCCATCTCCATGTCGCCGCGGCAAATTCTCAAAGCCAGAGAACTTCTCGTAGTCGTTCCCGAGGAACGCAAGGCCCGAGCCGTGAAGGCTTGCCTCGAAGGCGAGATCAGCCCGATGGCGCCGGCGTCGATTCTGCGCCAGCATCCCCATGCGACCGTTTATCTGGATGCGGGCTCGGCGTCGTTGCTAAGTCCCGCACTGCAACGCGCGCTCGCGGCCGACTCGCAGATTACGGTGAGCTCTTAA
- a CDS encoding MFS transporter has translation MPSVSENTPVTHIGGRRWLICGLLFFAATVNYMDRQVIALLKPTLQLQFGWTEIGYSNIVFAFQLAYAAGSLFVGKLIDWLGTRRGFSLAVFVWSLAAMAHAAAGSVFQFAVARFSLGIGEAGSFPASIKAVAEWFPKRERALATGLFNSGANVGAIVTPLVVPWLTYRFGWRMAFIATGAMGFVWISSWLAIYRRPEESNRVSPAELAHIQSDREEESARIPLRTLLRHRQVWAVTMGKFFTDPIWWVYLFWMPDFLSRNLGLNLRGMALPLFVIYTGASIGSVSGGSLSSWLLKRGWSVNASRKTALLACALAVTPIMIAARTNDAWLAVFLIALAAGAHQGWSANIYTLTSDMLPRSAVGSVVGFATMAGSISGMFVAKIVGYILERTGSYVPIFIMAGLAYLVAFAFVHLLAPRLQPAQV, from the coding sequence ATGCCATCAGTTTCGGAAAACACGCCGGTGACTCACATCGGAGGCCGGCGCTGGCTCATCTGCGGCCTTCTGTTCTTTGCCGCGACCGTCAACTACATGGATCGCCAGGTCATCGCTCTGCTGAAACCGACCCTGCAACTTCAATTCGGTTGGACCGAGATCGGATACAGCAACATCGTCTTCGCCTTTCAGTTGGCCTACGCCGCAGGCTCGCTCTTCGTCGGCAAGTTGATCGACTGGCTGGGAACACGCCGCGGGTTCTCCCTGGCGGTGTTCGTATGGAGCCTGGCCGCCATGGCCCATGCCGCCGCCGGTTCCGTATTTCAATTCGCAGTGGCGCGCTTCAGCCTCGGGATCGGCGAAGCGGGCAGCTTCCCGGCATCAATCAAGGCAGTCGCCGAGTGGTTTCCCAAACGGGAGCGCGCGCTCGCCACCGGCCTGTTCAATTCCGGGGCCAACGTCGGCGCGATTGTGACCCCGCTGGTGGTTCCCTGGCTGACCTATCGCTTTGGCTGGCGCATGGCTTTCATCGCCACCGGCGCAATGGGATTCGTCTGGATCTCGTCTTGGCTTGCAATATATCGCAGGCCGGAAGAAAGTAATCGCGTTTCGCCAGCTGAACTCGCCCACATCCAGAGTGATCGCGAAGAAGAGTCCGCGCGAATTCCGTTGAGAACTCTGCTCAGGCACCGCCAGGTGTGGGCGGTGACGATGGGCAAGTTCTTCACCGACCCAATCTGGTGGGTCTATCTTTTCTGGATGCCGGACTTTCTGAGCCGCAATCTCGGCCTAAATTTGCGCGGCATGGCCCTGCCCCTGTTTGTGATTTATACCGGAGCCAGCATCGGCAGTGTCAGCGGCGGCAGCCTCTCGTCTTGGCTCTTAAAACGAGGATGGTCGGTGAACGCCAGCCGCAAAACGGCGCTGCTGGCCTGCGCCCTGGCGGTGACGCCCATCATGATTGCGGCGCGCACCAACGATGCCTGGCTGGCCGTCTTCCTCATTGCGCTCGCCGCGGGCGCGCATCAGGGCTGGTCGGCCAATATCTACACCCTGACTTCCGATATGCTTCCGCGCAGCGCCGTTGGGTCGGTCGTGGGCTTCGCCACCATGGCCGGATCGATCAGCGGAATGTTCGTCGCCAAGATTGTGGGATACATTTTAGAACGCACCGGATCGTACGTTCCGATATTCATCATGGCAGGCCTTGCGTATCTGGTGGCATTCGCCTTCGTACACCTGCTGGCCCCCCGCCTCCAACCGGCGCAGGTCTGA